Genomic segment of Pochonia chlamydosporia 170 chromosome 1, whole genome shotgun sequence:
GGCTCGCTCTGGGGGAGGCTGAGGCAGAAGCTCAAAGTTGGTGACAGACTTGGCACCGTGACGAACTGAAGTACCAATGCAGTCATTGCCCgtatcaccaccaccaataACGACAACgtgcttgtccttggccgAGATGTAGGCGTTGTCAACCAGCTCCGAGTCCAAGAGGGACTTGGTGTTCTTGTGCAAGAACTCCATGGCATAGTGAATGCCATCGAGCTCACGACCCTTGATAGGCAAATCACGGGCAACAGTTGCACCAGTGGcaatgatgacggcgtcATTGGCGGCCCGAAGCTCAGACAACGATGGGtggccatcttcaccaacagcaacgccGGTCTTGAAATTGATGCCCTCAGCGGCCATGAAATCGGTACGACGCTTGACAATTCGCTTGTCAAGCTTCATATTGGGGATACCGTACATCAGAAGACCACCGAGACGGTCGGCACGCTCATAGACGGTGACGCTGTGGCCGGCACGGTTAAGCTggtcagcagcagcaagaccagCAGGACCGGATCCGATTACGGCAATGCTCTTGCCAGTGCGCACCTCGGGTGGACGAGGAATCATCCAGCCCATCTCAAATCCACGGTCGATGATGGCGCACTCGATAGACTTGATACCAACAGGGTCTTCGTTGATGCCGAGAACGCAAGCACCTTCACAAGGAGCAGGACACACACGACCAGTGAACTCGGGGAAGTTGTTGGTCATGAGAAGGCGGTTCAGAGCGTCCTTCCATTGGCCCTGAAACAATAATTCGTTCCATTTGGGAATaatgttggagatggggcAGCCCGTCTCAGACTGACAGAACGGAACACCACAGTCCATGCAGCGAGCGGCCTGATACTTGAGCTCATCTTGGTCAAGACGAGAGCTGAGTTCGGCCCAATCCTTTGTACGGGTGGAAGCAGCGCGGTACTTCTCGGAGCGACGAGCGTACTTCATGAAGCCTTTGGTCTTGTCAAGCACCAaggctctcttcttctcagccttggcGTCACCAATAGCCTCCTCCAAATCCTGCAACTTGGCGGCCTTCTCATCCTTCTTGTGCTTCACGCCAGACACAATCGGAAGGTTGTACTCGGCGCGCTTagcctcagcagccttggcagcctcctcctcaagaaCTCGCTTATAGTCGACCGGGAGGACCTTGACAAATCGAGGAAGGGCACGGTTAAAGTCGACCAAGATACGAGCAGCAAGCTCAGATCCGGTGTAGTGGTGGTGATCCTCGATGAGGCCGCGAACAAAGGCAATTTCAGCGGGATCGGTAATCGGGCTGGCTTCAACCATTTCCgtgttgagcttggagtGGAAGTCGTTGTGGATATCGAGCACGTAGGcaataccaccagacatacCAGCAGCAAAGTTGCGTCCAGTGCGTCCCAAGATGACGATTCGACCACCGGTCATGTACTCACAACCGTGGTCACCGACACCCTCCACAACCGCCGTAGCGCCTGAGTTACGGACGGCAAATCGCTCAGCAGCAATACCGCGGAAGAAGCAGGTTCCGGTGGTGGCACCGTAAAGACACACATTACCAACCAGAATGTTCTCTTCGGCCTTGAACACTGCATTGCGAGGGGGGTAGACAATCAGGCGACCGCCAGAAAGACCTTTGCCGACGTAATCATTGGCATCACCCTCAAGCTCCAGGGTGACACCGGGTGCGAGGAAGGCACCAAAGGACTGCCCTGCAGAGCCCTTGATGTTGACGTGAACCGTGTCCATGGGCAAGCCAGCCTCACCATACCTCTTGGAGATCTGATACGATAGAGATGTGCCCATGGCCCGGTCGGTGTTGACAATGTCACACTCGATTCTGGATGGCAGGCCCTTGTCGAGAGTCAACTCAGCTTCCGAGATAAGCTTGTTGTCAAGGCGGACGTAGAGCTTGTGGTCTTGCTttcgaacattgaaagtggCGACACCAGGTCGAAGCTTATGGGCGGGCGTCAGGAGGAGTGACAAGTCAATGTTGGCAGTCTTGTGGGTGCGGAGGTCATCACGCATCCGTAAGTGTTCAACATGGCCCACCATCTCATTGATGGTACGGAAACCAagctgggccatgatggctcgAAGCTCATTGGCGACGTAATagaagaagttgatgacATGCTCAGGGGTACCCTGGAATTTCTTTCGCAGCTCGGGATCCTGGGTGGCAATGCCAACAGGGCAGGTGTTCACTATAAACTTATTAGTTGAAGGCAAAGGGAAATAGCAGACTCGAGTATAAACTTACGGTGGCATTTACGCATAAAGACGCAACCCATGGCAATAAGAGGAGCAGTGGCGAAACCCCATTCCTCTgcaccaagcaagcaagcaatggcaacatCACGTCCGGTTCGCAGCTGACCATCGGTCTGAACAACGACACGGCCACGGAGGTCGTTAAGGacaagagtctggtgggttTCGGCCAGACCCAATTCCCAAGGGAGGCCGGCATATTTGATACCAGTCCATCGAGAAGCACCAGTACCACCATCGTGGCCGGAGATGAGGATATGgtcagccttggccttggcgaCACCAGAGGCAACaataccaacaccaacctcgGAAACAAGTTTGACGGACACTCGCGATCGGGGGCTGGAGCACTTCAAGTCGTAGATGAGCTGCTTGAGATCCTCAATAGAGTAAATATcgtggtgaggaggaggggagaTAAGACCGACACCAGGCGTAGAGTGACGGGTGCGAGCAATGGACTTGGAGACCTTGTGGCCCGGTAGCTCACCACCTTCACCAGGCTTGGCACCCTGGGCCATCTTGATCTGCAGTTCATCAGAGTCGGCAAGGTAGGCGGATGTGACACCGAAACGACCAGAGGCAACCTGCTTGATGGCAGATCGCATGGTGTCACCGTTGGGCATGCGCTCAGATCGTTCGGGATCCTCACCACCTTCACCAGTATTGGACTTGCCGCCGAGTCTGTTCATTGCGACAGCCAAGGTGGAGTGAGACTCCATGGAAATAGAGCCATAGGACATGGCACCGGTGCAGAAACGTCGGACAATCTCAGTCCACGGCTCAACCTGATCAATTGGCACGGGAGTGGCATCCTCGAAGTTAAAGTCCAAGAGACCACGAAGAGTACAGTTTTTGATCTGCTCGTACTCAGCCTTGGAGTAGGCTTCATATGACTTGTCGTTCTTGTTTCGGACAGCGTCTTGAATGTTGGCAATAGCGGCAGGACTGTTAATATGAGGCTCACCACCATCTCGCCAGTGGTATTCACCAGACTCAGGAAGGGCCTTGATGCCGACAGTGTACCGGGAGGGGAATCCACGCTCATGGAACCGGAAGGCGTCCTCGGCGATCAGCTCAAAGGTCAACCCCTGGATACGCGAAGCAGTGCCCCTGAAGCAGCGCTCAACGACAGactcatcaagaccaagtgCCTCAAAAATCTGCGCACCCTTGTAAGAAGCGAGAGTCGAGATGCCCATTTTGCTCATGACCTTCAAAATTCCACCATCGCAAGAGTGGATGTAGTTGCGGATAAGGGCTTCGTCGgagagcttcttcttgatcaaTCCCTCGCGGTTCAGTTTCAGGACACACTCCATGGCCAGGTAAGGGTTGACAGCGTCGGCACCATAACCAAGAAGTACACACATGTGATGGACCTCGCGGGCTTCGGCAGTCTCCACCACTAGAGCGGCCATAGAGCGCCATTTATTGCTGACAAGATGATGGTGCACCATAGCGGAAGCAAGCGCAGCAGAGACGGGAACCCGATCAGCCGAAGTTTTGCGGTCGGAAAGAACGATGATTCTATCGCGggcttcaatggcagcagTGGCCTCGTTGCAAATTTCATCAAGGTGGCTGATGTAGCCCTCAACGCCTTGGGATTTGGggaatgtcaagtcaatagTCTTGACAGTCCATTCGGAGTGAACagatgccatgttgttgataGCATTGAATTCCGGAATGGAGAGGATGGGGCTGGGAAGCAGCAGACGGCCACACTGAGAGGGATCCATTTCCAAAAGGTTTCCCTGAGGCCCAACATAGCACTCCAGAGACATGACAATGGACTCTCGGATAGGATCAATCGGGGGGTTGGTAACCTGGGCAAAGAGCTGTCTAAAGTAGTCATACAGCAGTCGAGGAGAAGGTGTTAGACAAGCCAGGGGGGCATCGTTGCCCATGGAGCCCAAAGcttccttctcatcagcTGCCATAGGAGCAAGAAGCAAGCTGACCTGCTCGTGTGTATATCCAAAAGACAACAGAAGAGGGTCCTCTTGAAGGTGTGTAGCGTCTAGCTTGGGAGAAAGATCCAAGGCAGtctcgagcttctccagaaGCTTGGGCATGGTGAGAAGTTCCTTGCTCAACCAGGAGCGGAAATCGTGGCGgttggcaacagcagccttGAGTTCCTTGTCATCGATAATTCGGCCAGCCTTGGTATCAACGAGCAACATTCTTCCGGGCTGCAATCTGCCTTTCTGGATGACACTCTCGGGCTCAACGGGGATGGTGCCGACTTCAGATGCGCAAATGATGCGGTCATCATCCATGACATAGAATCTGCAAGGGCGGAGACCGTTTCTGTCCAGATTGGCACCGCAGTAGCGGCCGTCGGCAAAGGTGAACAAAGCAGGGCCATCCCAAGGCTCCATCTGGCAAGCGGCCCACTCATAGAAAGCAGCTTTCTTGGGGTCCATCTGGTCATTTCCTTGCCAGGCTTCGGGGACCATGAGCATGACAGCTTCAGGCAGTGAGAGCACACCATTGATGGTGAGAAGCTCAAGCACATTATCAAAGGCTGCAGAGTCGGATCCGCCGTCCTCGACAATAGGGTACATTTGCTCCAACTCTTCCTTGAAGATGTCAGAGTTCATGACACCCTCACGAGCACGCATCCAGTTCTTGTTGCCTCTCAAAGTATTGATTTCACCATTGTGGGCAGCCCACCGCAGAGGCTGCGCTCTGTCCCATGAAGGGAAGGTGTTTGTGGAAAATCGAGAGTGGACGAGAGCAAAGTGAGCTTCGTAGTCGGCATTGACCAGGTCATGGTAGTACGAGTAGACTTGGACTGGAGAGAGTTGGCCCTTGTAAACAATGTTCTTGTTAGACAAGGAGCAAAGATAGAACCAATTTTTCAGGCCAATAGTGTGAGTAGCCCGTTTTCGGAGAACATAAAGCTGTCGCTCGAACAATCTCTCGTCAAACTTCTCCGGGTCGGTCATCTCTGGCACGGTACCAGAACCATAGGCAGAGGTGAGAACGACAAAGGGCTGAGCAATGATGGGCTCACGGGACTTTGCCGCAGGGCCAAGCAGTGTCGAGTCGACAGGAGGCCTTCGCCATCCCAGGACCCGAAGGCCCAACGACTCGGCAACATCTTCCAGTTGCCTCTGGGACTCTTCAAGAGTCTCTTCGTCGGGCTTGAAAAACAAGTTTCCTACAGCGTATTGGCCAGGAGGCGGCAACTTGATgtcctgctccttctcaaagttcttgatgaagaaCCTGTGAGGGATAGATGTCATGACACCAGCTCCGTCACCATCTCGTGCATCAGATCCCACGGCTCCACGATGGGTCATGTTGCACAGCAGATTGCGAGCTATTAATGAATCAGTTTTTGTTCACTTCAAAAGTTGGCGGAAGAGATAGCTCGCCTGCCACTTACCATCGCTAACAATCTTGTGGCTCGGCTTGCCCTTGATGTGGCTATTCCTCCAGTCAGTTATTCTGCATCATGCATGAGTTGAAGCCTTGTCTGTCGTAAAACGTACCAAGCGAAACCGACACCACAGGCATCTCGTTCATAAGCCGGGTCGTAAAGACCCTGCTTCACCGGCAAGGCACCAGCCCACGAGTCATTGTTCTCAGTCTGATACTCGTACGGGTGGTATTCCTGCTGCTCAGCTTCGATGTGTCGATCGTCGAACTCAGGGAGCAGGCCCATGCTAGGCAAGACTTGCAGATTGGCGTCTTGCGTTGCGATATTTGGCAGGGTGAGCTTGTCGAGCAGAATCCGCTTAGGCTACGTGCCTACAGGGGACTGCTATGGCGGTTTTAGTCGGAAGGGGTGAGAGCAGCACCGAGGGCTGCTCTGGAACAGATCTATCTGGAGGAAGTGGGAGGTTAGCTACGGCGACGGCGAAAGCAACGAGCACAAAATCGTGGCGAGCAGCGAGAAAATGAATAATTGATGAAAGGTAAACAAATGAAGCCACGGCAAGGTTCAACAAGTGATGTAGGCAGCAGCGTCAATTTTGCCTTCATGCGCAGACACGGTCTCTCCCTCACACTTGGACACAAATAgcccagacaccagacagctcaTAACTTTTTTGACATCCGAAGCCGCTGACAAGATTAAGCGACAGGCCAGAGCTGGTTCGAGCTGGTGGAGTCAAAGTGGCGCCTTCGGCTCCATTTTGTGCCACCAGCAGCCCTGTGGCACTCAATTGCAGAATCCCAAAAGCTGCTGACATCTGACGAGCACGAGGAATTTGGCCGGGACAGATCCGGAGCCGGCTCATCGCCCCACGAAGCCCCTCCAGGTCCTTGCTCGTCCCAGCGGATGATGGCTGGCGCAATGCACAGTTGCAAGTTGACCTGAGCCGGTTGCGTTTGGTGGTCGGTGGTCCCAGCAGGGCGGGCTCTTGAAGGTTCCCATGTTGCTTGTGAAAAGCACAAGGGGAATGCCACCGAGTTGCAGTTTGGTATTGCTGCACTGAAATGAAATTCAATGGAACCGTAGAAAAATATCGTGCAAGTATTCGCCCGACCGTGGTTCGCATCCTTTTTCTTGCCCTCTGACGCAGTTCCCCATCTCAGATCATCTCTCTCTGGATAATGATTGACGGCATGGGGTATGCGTTTGCATGATGCAACAGCAGGAGCGACGCAGACGTCAGCGTGCAGCCAATAATAAGCTTGTGATTGCGACCCTGCGGCTGTCCACACATGTCCTCATCCCATGTCCCCTGTTCTGCTCGTGTCCAGGCTGTCCCTCGTAGGACCATTCTCCCAAGACATGAAGCACATGTTTTTGCCGACATCGCCACGCTGCTGAAAATCATGCCGTCCGTTGTGCCATTCTGTGTGCTGGATACTGGCTCTTGGCCGTCCGTCAAATTGCTCATCCGGCGTTTCcttgctctttttttttttttggagctgtgtttgtgtgtgtATTGTCGgtcatcaacaactgccTGCCATCGGGATTTGTGCTTCTGACGCCAGACCAATTGCCACTTCCAGAGGCCACGGCATGGTCAAGGAGCATGTAGGAAACTTCTCCCATATCCAAAACGTCCTTGATTCTCCTCTACATCTCTTCCACGACAGTCGATATGCTCACTTAAATAGAGGCCACGAGACCACGAGACCACGAGACGAGTAAAACACAGTgaaaagcaacagcaacggCGTCTCCAACAACTTACCAGTTAGATGGGGATATTTCCTGTTGGATAGATCAATTGTGGGGTTTCAATGCAACTCGCTACAAGTCAAATGCGGAAAGAGAGCAAGAGTTCAAAAGGAGAGAGAGTTCGGTAGGCGATTTTAAGGAGGGGAGGGAAGAAGCCATCCTTTTATTGTGCCATGGAGTCTTCTCCGGCCTCGCCCGCTCGCTCTCACCATCTCTCAAACATAACCCACAATGGCCAAAAGTCAGTCGAGTTTACCAGACGCCAAGCCAGGGCCACTATCCCAGCACCATACCGCACAGCACAAGCGATAGCCATGGTGGTGGGCAAGTTCACAGATGAAGGAAATGGATGCTCCCCCACCAGCGGCTATTTGGGTTACCGGGGGCTTGATTAGCTGCGACCGACCAGTGGGGTCTGCTAGGATCATCTCAACACCGTGGACAGGCTTGAGGCCCTACAAAAAAAAATGGCCTGGAGTTCCCTTGATTTGCCAGTGGTCTGTTATGTCTGGGTGAGTGAGGCGGCGACCATCCGACTGAGAGGCGTCCGGACCGACAAGGCAAGGCCTAGCAAAGCCAGAAACAAGCCCCTCCACTCTCCACCAACCGAGAAGCACATGTCAGAAAACACCGCAGTGAGCCATAATTCGTTTCACTAATACTTGTGCGCAGATTGGTCGCTCCGGAACTTGAAAGTTAGACGGGACGAGGAACTGCTCTGTGCTGCCATTCTGAGTCTCCGATGcgaccagactcgaccagaccagacctttcaCACACTCCGATGCCGCATATTGTACAAGCACACCTCGCTCGCCTATACCCCCCCAAATTCAGATTTTCCGGGCCAAGAGCTGCCTTGGACAAGCCCGCAATTTCCACCGCCTTTCAGGCATGCCATCGCATGAAGCTGGCGACCTGGTCAGaaatttttctttttcgtGTCCGTTCTTGCTGTCTCAACAACCGGTGCAGCGGTTATGGTACTGGGGCAGTGAAAAACGTCCAGCCAGGATCCCGATCTATCCCGTCCCAGGATCTGGCCACATGCTGCAGGTCCGTACGTAATAAGCTCAGATGACGCTGGGCATGATTTCTGGGGCGTTGCCTATTGCGGTTGCCAAGCGAGATCTGATTACCCCCAAAAAACTATTTCATTACCCCCGAAAAACCATCTCATTACCCCCAAGAAACCCATATATTACCCTCACATTACCCTCACAAAACCACACCCTGGCTCGTTGCTATGGTATACGCAGTCGGCAAATGGTGATGCCTGTCATGCAGGGTGGGAATCAGCAATTTGGAACCGAAAAGAATGGTCTCATCATTCCCCGCTTGATTGAAATGATTTTTCCAGCGAGTGGTGGGTGTCGGAACAAAGTCTGGTGCGAGGGGAGCGCACAAAATCCGTTCCAGCGGTCGCAGGCATCAAATGTTGCTTTGCAATCGTATATGCGGCTCTCCACATTCGTCGGATCTATATCTCTGGCCTCATATCTATAGCGGCCAAAAGTGGTTTGCTACAACATTTTTGTAAGAGAAATCGAGTGGCAGAATCTCCGAATGCGGGATCGCCTCCCCACATGTGCCTTCAGGGATGCAGCCAGCCGTCATAGCTCTCTCACAGTCGAGGCTCCTTGAGATGTGCAACCTCGAGGCtgcttggctgcttctcaaCAGGAGCTATTGCGCCAATCATTGCCCGGGATTTCAAAGCCTCGCACGCCGATGTCGCGCTGGTGAAAGATGCGCAGCACTCAAAATAATTTTTGAGCAGGGACCCTGGCACAGGTGTCGTCACTGCGACGCGGGGGGCGGGGAGGCAAGGAGGTTGTCAACCACTTGGGCAATACTTCCGCCTCACTGCAGTGATTCAAGGGCAATTGGAGTTGTCTGCTACTGGTTGACGGGTTCCCATTCCCAGAGACGTGTCTCAGCGTGGCTGCAGGTGTGTTTATTCCGCGAGA
This window contains:
- a CDS encoding glutamate synthase precursor (similar to Aspergillus terreus NIH2624 XP_001209476.1); the protein is MGLLPEFDDRHIEAEQQEYHPYEYQTENNDSWAGALPVKQGLYDPAYERDACGVGFACHIKGKPSHKIVSDARNLLCNMTHRGAVGSDARDGDGAGVMTSIPHRFFIKNFEKEQDIKLPPPGQYAVGNLFFKPDEETLEESQRQLEDVAESLGLRVLGWRRPPVDSTLLGPAAKSREPIIAQPFVVLTSAYGSGTVPEMTDPEKFDERLFERQLYVLRKRATHTIGLKNWFYLCSLSNKNIVYKGQLSPVQVYSYYHDLVNADYEAHFALVHSRFSTNTFPSWDRAQPLRWAAHNGEINTLRGNKNWMRAREGVMNSDIFKEELEQMYPIVEDGGSDSAAFDNVLELLTINGVLSLPEAVMLMVPEAWQGNDQMDPKKAAFYEWAACQMEPWDGPALFTFADGRYCGANLDRNGLRPCRFYVMDDDRIICASEVGTIPVEPESVIQKGRLQPGRMLLVDTKAGRIIDDKELKAAVANRHDFRSWLSKELLTMPKLLEKLETALDLSPKLDATHLQEDPLLLSFGYTHEQVSLLLAPMAADEKEALGSMGNDAPLACLTPSPRLLYDYFRQLFAQVTNPPIDPIRESIVMSLECYVGPQGNLLEMDPSQCGRLLLPSPILSIPEFNAINNMASVHSEWTVKTIDLTFPKSQGVEGYISHLDEICNEATAAIEARDRIIVLSDRKTSADRVPVSAALASAMVHHHLVSNKWRSMAALVVETAEAREVHHMCVLLGYGADAVNPYLAMECVLKLNREGLIKKKLSDEALIRNYIHSCDGGILKVMSKMGISTLASYKGAQIFEALGLDESVVERCFRGTASRIQGLTFELIAEDAFRFHERGFPSRYTVGIKALPESGEYHWRDGGEPHINSPAAIANIQDAVRNKNDKSYEAYSKAEYEQIKNCTLRGLLDFNFEDATPVPIDQVEPWTEIVRRFCTGAMSYGSISMESHSTLAVAMNRLGGKSNTGEGGEDPERSERMPNGDTMRSAIKQVASGRFGVTSAYLADSDELQIKMAQGAKPGEGGELPGHKVSKSIARTRHSTPGVGLISPPPHHDIYSIEDLKQLIYDLKCSSPRSRVSVKLVSEVGVGIVASGVAKAKADHILISGHDGGTGASRWTGIKYAGLPWELGLAETHQTLVLNDLRGRVVVQTDGQLRTGRDVAIACLLGAEEWGFATAPLIAMGCVFMRKCHLNTCPVGIATQDPELRKKFQGTPEHVINFFYYVANELRAIMAQLGFRTINEMVGHVEHLRMRDDLRTHKTANIDLSLLLTPAHKLRPGVATFNVRKQDHKLYVRLDNKLISEAELTLDKGLPSRIECDIVNTDRAMGTSLSYQISKRYGEAGLPMDTVHVNIKGSAGQSFGAFLAPGVTLELEGDANDYVGKGLSGGRLIVYPPRNAVFKAEENILVGNVCLYGATTGTCFFRGIAAERFAVRNSGATAVVEGVGDHGCEYMTGGRIVILGRTGRNFAAGMSGGIAYVLDIHNDFHSKLNTEMVEASPITDPAEIAFVRGLIEDHHHYTGSELAARILVDFNRALPRFVKVLPVDYKRVLEEEAAKAAEAKRAEYNLPIVSGVKHKKDEKAAKLQDLEEAIGDAKAEKKRALVLDKTKGFMKYARRSEKYRAASTRTKDWAELSSRLDQDELKYQAARCMDCGVPFCQSETGCPISNIIPKWNELLFQGQWKDALNRLLMTNNFPEFTGRVCPAPCEGACVLGINEDPVGIKSIECAIIDRGFEMGWMIPRPPEVRTGKSIAVIGSGPAGLAAADQLNRAGHSVTVYERADRLGGLLMYGIPNMKLDKRIVKRRTDFMAAEGINFKTGVAVGEDGHPSLSELRAANDAVIIATGATVARDLPIKGRELDGIHYAMEFLHKNTKSLLDSELVDNAYISAKDKHVVVIGGGDTGNDCIGTSVRHGAKSVTNFELLPQPPPERASDNPWPQWPRIYRVDYGHTEVRQHTGKDPREYCIMSEEFVDDGSGKVKGINTIRVEWTKSPSGGWDMKKVDGSQQFFPADLVLLAMGFLGPEARVLGDEIEKDARKNVKTPAGKYCTNVEGVFAAGDARRGQSLIVWGINEGRMAAREVDLYLEKSTNLPVTGGIVKRTAQEILGRVVEVK